Proteins from a genomic interval of Medicago truncatula cultivar Jemalong A17 chromosome 3, MtrunA17r5.0-ANR, whole genome shotgun sequence:
- the LOC11426809 gene encoding protein FAM135A yields MLETVQEIAVYLHRFHNLDLFKQGWYRIKIKVRWEDSENINSFGIPARVVQYEAPDLDQSSIYGAWKIDDTENSFSTQTFRIKYARQDVHLCMMISFDLSRSRSMDLTTNGVILKFELIYASTLEDGDDLDASPAAIHEFRIPPKALLGLHSYCPVHFDALHAVLVDVSVHVSLRRAASYSSASKRFRGVTSLDVKDIMLVRALLTSRDLLLEELHKMNKAIGEAIDTSDFVSKMNNADLINFAAQANGFAIDGEVLEQGKPQNGLEGGNGAQDIPNAENLHSLSQSELLNCFHSLGDQLHYLWKIFLKIHRENKTEILGLLHNTWAKDRKAEWSIWMIYSKVEMPHHYINSGSDDSSRRAMHKRVSSLWKLPDEPLETAISCAELHRRSIAQMRINGRSIQDMQIFGDPLRIPVVLVERVMNVPRRSTSEIPLLGHVGLVDSHSLTNGLGSHTFRKKSAPKSNVRVLKIVVFVHGFQGHHLDLRLVRNQWLLIDPKVEFLMSEANEDKTNGDFKEMGHRLAQEVISFVKSKMDRVTRYGKLGDIKLSFVGHSMGNLIIRTAIADKMMQPYLRHLHTYVSVSGPHLGYLYSSNSLFNSGMWFLKKLKNTQCIHQLSCTDDPDLQKTFLYKLCKKKTLEHFRNVILISSPQDGYVPYHSARIESCQAASHDTSKKGKMFLEMLNACLDQIRANPSEHRVFMRCDVNFDASAHGKNLNSFIGRAAHIEFLDSDIFAMFIMWSFPDLFR; encoded by the exons ATGTTGGAAACTGTTCAGGAAATTGCCGTATATCTTCATAGATTTCACAATCTTGATCTCTTTAAGCAAGG ATGGTATCGGATTAAGATTAAAGTACGATGGGAAGATAGtgaaaatattaattcattCGGTATTCCAGCTAGAGTTGTTCAATACGaag CTCCTGATCTGGACCAAAGCAGTATTTATGGAGCATGGAAGATTGATGATACAGAAAATAGTTTCTCAACACAGACCTTTCGGATAAAATATGCTAGACAGGATGTTCATTTATGTATGATGATCTCGTTCGACTTATCACGTAGTAGATCTATG GATTTAACTACAAATGGGGTTATTTTAAAGTTTGAGCTTATTTATGCTTCGACACTTGAGGATGG GGATGATCTGGATGCTTCTCCGGCTGCTATCCATGAATTCCGAATTCCTCCTAAAGCTCTGTTAGGATTGCATTCGTATTGTCCCGTTCATTTTGATGCTTTACATGCGGTACTTGTTGATGTAAGTGTACATGTCAGTCTACGGAGAGCTGCCTCTTACTCATCTGCCTCGAAG CGCTTCAGAGGTGTTACTTCTCTAGATGTGAAAGATATCATGCTTGTCAGAGCATTATTAACTTCTCGTGATTTATTGCTGGAAGAACTACACAAAATGAACAAAGCAATTGGTGAAGCTATAGATACGTCAGATTTTGTGTCAAAAATGAATAACGCGGACTTAATAAATTTTGCGGCACAAGCAAATGGGTTTGCAATAGATGGTGAAGTTTTAGAACAAGGCAAGCCACAAAATGGTCTTGAG GGAGGAAATGGGGCTCAGGATATTCCGAATGCTGAAAACCTCCATTCCCTGTCTCAAAGTGAACTGTTGAACTGTTTTCATTCATTGGGAGATCAACTGCACTATTTATggaagatatttttaaaaattcatagagAAAACAAGACAGAGATACTAGGACTTTTACACAATACATGGGCCAAGGATCGGAAAGCTGAGTGGTCAATATGGATGATTTATTCTAAGGTAGAGATGCCTCATCATTATATTAATAGTGGGAGTGATGACTCTTCCCGTCGTGCTATGCACAAAAGAGTTTCCAGTTTGTGGAAGTTACCTGATGAG CCTCTTGAAACTGCAATTTCATGTGCTGAACTTCATCGGAGGAGCATTGCACAGATGCGG ATTAACGGCCGTTCAATTCAAGACATGCAGATATTTGGAGATCCTTTGCGTATACCAGTTGTGCTTGTTGAAAGGGTGATGAATGTACCACGGCGTAGTACCAGTGAAATTCCACTCCTAGGACATGTTGGACTTGTGGATTCACATAGCTTAACAAATGGGCTGGGGAGTCATACTTTCAGGAAGAAATCTGCACCAAAAAGTAATGTTCGTGTGTTGAAGATTGTTGTCTTTGTGCATGGGTTTCAG gGGCATCATCTGGATCTACGACTAGTTCGGAATCAATGGCTTTTGATAGATCCTAAAGTAGAATTTCTCATGTCAGAGGCTAATGAAGATAAAACAAATGGAGATTTCAAAGAAATGGGACATAGGCTAGCTCAGGAAgttatttcttttgttaaaagCAAAATGGACAGAGTAACAAGATACGGGAAACTGGGAGATATTAAGCTAAGTTTTGTTGGACATTCAATGGGTAATCTCATTATAAGAACAGCGATAGCCG ATAAAATGATGCAGCCATATCTAAGACACCTACATACATATGTTTCAGTATCTGGTCCACACTTGGGATATCTTTATAGTTCAAACTCATTATTTAATTCTGGAATGTGGTTTCTGAAGAAGCTAAAAAACACACAGTGCATTCATCAGCTCTCCTGCACGGATGATCCAGATTTGCAAAAGACATTCCTGTATAAACTGTGTAAG AAGAAGACCTTGGAACATTTTAGGAATGTTATCTTGATATCTTCTCCTCAG GATGGCTATGTGCCTTACCATTCTGCTAGAATTGAATCATGCCAGGCTGCTTCGCATGACACTTCAAAGAAGGGTAAAATGTTCCTAGAGATGCTGAATGCTTGTTTGGACCAAATACGTGCCAACCCCTCTGAACATCGAGTATTCATGCGATGTGATGTAAATTTTGATGCCTCTGCCCATGGCAAGAATTTGAACTCTTTCATTGGGCGGGCTGCACATATTGAATTTCTTGACTCAGACATTTTTGCAATGTTCATAATGTGGTCTTTCCCAGATCTATTTCGATAG
- the LOC11437365 gene encoding cation/H(+) antiporter 1: MGMQVSCILVVSHFFNVVLRTLGQPGPVAQILAGLVLGPMSHIRCIKETFFPANSMNYYEVVSFFCRINFMFLFGLEMNIQYALRNLRLVSLVACGGVVMGVIFGLSVSFYLYQELGIDGSRFYFCMIIMLVVSYTSSPMVIRLAADLRFAASDVGRIAVSAALIVEMGCLLVFNMMVNTKMDDKKYNAAQASKGLSCLILTSFVVLMNRYLAIWLNTRNRNQKYLKAPELLFILFILLTTSMIIEIWNYNSIIHCFFIGLLFPKEGKTARTLIHKLGYSIYNFILPVYFGYMGLQCDIINAFKKLSMITNTVILILLSIGSKLGGTLLVCHYLHIPTSEGIFLGFILNTRGYADFLVVGSAAKDLNAEDCNVVLVAIVLNTIISGIIVSFLARGEEKMFSNNHTAIEPQEMEDELRILACVYDPRQVSSILATILAMHGSKTSPSTTYLMHLIELVKKIKSNLLFHEKENADLSDDDDYGGNDVVEINNSLDAFTADTKILVHQRRAVSSFPSLYEDVCNEAEDLQVSIILLPFHKHQRIDGKLESGKEGIRITNQKVLRHAPCSVGVIIERGMSKVPGFSQLITSDSTKNVATLFFGGPDDREAIAWSLRISKCPRINLTIIRFFLSSSLSHKEHIESGVQYDEKEILMSLSGEETVNEIDNTFMVDFYNRYVASGQIGYVEKFVKDGTQTVESLKEIGDLYSLFIVGRGGRGNSSLTIGMSDWEECPELGTVGDVLASSDFDIHGSVLVIQQHRDVKKGIIHD; encoded by the exons ATGGGCATGCAAGTGTCATGTATTCTTGTTGTCTCACACTTCTTCAACGTTGTCCTTAGGACCCTAGGTCAACCTGGACCCGTTGCACAAATTCTG GCAGGGTTGGTATTAGGCCCAATGTCACATATTCGATGCATAAAAGAAACATTCTTTCCTGCCAATTCCATGAATTACTACGAAGTTGTGAGCTTCTTTTGTCGaataaatttcatgtttttatttggcTTAGAGATGAATATTCAATACGCATTGCGTAATCTACGTTTAGTGAGCTTGGTAGCATGTGGTGGTGTGGTAATGGGTGTAATTTTTGGTCTATCTGTCtcattttatttatatcaaGAATTAGGCATCGATGGTTCAAGGTTTTATTTCTGTATGATTATTATGTTAGTTGTATCATACACAAGTTCCCCTATGGTCATCCGTTTGGCAGCAGATTTAAGGTTTGCCGCATCTGATGTCGGTCGAATCGCTGTGTCCGCCGCATTGATTGTAGAAATGGGTTGCTTATTGGTGTTTAATATGATGGTTAATACGAAGATGGATGATAAGAAGTATAATGCGGCACAAGCTTCAAAGGGTTTAAGTTGTCTCATTCTTACAAGTTTTGTGGTTCTTATGAATAGATACTTAGCCATTTGGTTAAATACAAGAAATAGAAACCAAAAGTACCTAAAAGCCCCTGAACTATTATTCATCCTCTTTATTCTTTTAACTACCTCAATGATTATAGAAATATGGAATTACAATAGTattattcattgtttttttattggattgCTATTTCCTAAAGAAGGCAAAACTGCTAGAACGTTGATTCATAAACTTGGTTATTCAATTTATAACTTTATACTTCCGGTATATTTTGGATACATGGGTTTACAATGTGACATTATAAATGCTTTTAAGAAATTGAGTATGATAACCAATACTGTCATATTGATTTTGCTGAGCATTGGAAGCAAGCTTGGTGGAACTCTCTTAGTTTGTCATTACCTTCATATTCCTACAAGTGAAGGGATTTTTCTTGGATTTATATTGAACACTAGAGGTTATGCCGACTTTCTAGTCGTTGGTTCAGCAGCAAAG GATTTAAATGCAGAAGATTGCAACGTTGTGCTAGTAGCAATAGTACTTAACACAATAATATCAGGAATTATTGTGTCTTTTCTAGCAAGAGGGGAAGAGAAAATGTTCTCAAATAACCATACAGCTATTGAACCACAAGAGATGGAAGACGAGCTTCGAATTTTGGCTTGTGTATATGATCCTCGTCAAGTATCATCAATACTTGCAACAATACTAGCAATGCATGGATCTAAAACATCACCTTCAACCACTTATTTAATGCACCTAATTGAGCTTGTGAAGAAGATCAAATCCAATTTATTGTTTCATGAAAAGGAAAATGCTGACCTTAGTGACGATGATGATTATGGTGGCAATGACGTCGTTGAAATTAATAATTCATTAGATGCATTCACTGCAGACACAAAGATTTTGGTTCACCAAAGAAGGGCAGTATCATCTTTTCCAAGCTTGTATGAAGATGTTTGCAATGAAGCTGAAGATCTTCAAGTATCAATTATCCTTCTTCCTTTTCACAAGCATCAACGAATTGATGGTAAATTAGAAAGTGGAAAAGAAGGTATAAGGATTACTAATCAAAAGGTTCTTAGACACGCACCTTGTTCAGTAGGTGTTATTATCGAAAGAGGGATGTCTAAGGTCCCTGGTTTCTCACAATTGATTACATCTGATAGTACGAAAAACGTTGCAACACTTTTCTTTGGAGGCCCGGACGATCGTGAGGCTATAGCTTGGAGcctaagaatttcaaaatgcCCTCGCATTAATCTGACAATCATcagattttttttgtcttcgTCTTTGTCACATAAAGAACATATTGAAAGTGGAGTACAAtatgatgaaaaagaaattttaatgtCTTTATCAGGGGAAGAGACTGTGAATGAGATTGACAATACTTTTATGGTTGATTTTTATAACAGGTATGTGGCTTCAGGACAGATTGGATATGTGGAAAAGTTTGTGAAAGATGGAACACAAACAGTGGAATCTTTGAAAGAGATTGGGGACTTGTACTCTTTGTTTATAGTAGGAAGAGGTGGTAGAGGAAATAGTTCATTAACAATAGGTATGAGTGATTGGGAAGAATGTCCAGAACTTGGAACGGTTGGTGATGTCTTGGCTTCTTCAGACTTTGATATTCATGGTTCTGTTTTGGTCATTCAACAACATAGAGATGTTAAGAAGGGCATAATTCATGATTAA
- the LOC11428874 gene encoding xylulose kinase 2: MAEFSLPKDSYFLGFDSSTQSLKATVLDSNLNIIASELIHFDSDLPHYKTKDGVYRDPSINGRIVSPTLMWVEALDLIFQKLSKSNLDFSKVSAVSGSGQQHGSVYWKNGSSKILSSLDHKKPLLEQLENAFSIKESPIWMDCSTTNECRAIEKACGGAFELAKVTGSRAYERFTGPQIKNIFDHQPDVYNNTERISLVSSFMASLFIGSYAAIDHSDGAGMNLMDIKKKAWSKVALEATAPGLESKLGDLAPAYVVAGKIASYFVERYHFNKDCLVVQWSGDNPNSVAGLTLNIPGDLAISLGTSDTVFMITKDSNPGLEGHVFPSPVDAEGYMVMLVYKNGSLTREDVRNSYAEKSWDTFNKFLQQTQPLNGGKLGFYYKEHEILPPLPVGYHRYVIENFSGGLDGMKEQEVKEFDPPSEVRALIEGQFLSMRAHAERFGMPSPPKRIIATGGASANHSILSSIASIFGCDVYTVQRPDSASLGAAVRAAHGWLCNKKGGHLPISDMYMDKLEKTSLSCKLSASAGDQEVVSKYATIMKKRTEIENHLVQKLGRC, encoded by the exons ATGGCCGAATTTTCTCTTCCCAAGGACTCTTATTTTCTCGGATTTGACAGTTCTACACA aTCGTTAAAGGCAACAGTTTTGGATTCAAATCTCAATATCATTGCTTCTGAATTGATTCACTTTGATTCAGACTTACCCCATTACAAAACCAAAGATGGGGTATACAGAGACCCTTCTATCAATGGCAGAATTGTTTCACCAACATTGATGTGGGTGGAAGCTCTTGATCTCATTTTTCAAAAGCTTTCTAAATCAAATTTGGATTTTTCCAAAGTTTCAGCTGTTTCTGGCAGTGGACAACAACATGGTAGTGTTTATTGGAAAAATGGTAGTTCTAAAATATTGTCATCCTTGGATCATAAGAAACCGTTGTTGGAACAGCTTGAGAATGCTTTTTCCATTAAGGAATCTCCAATTTGGATGGATTGTAGCACTACTAATGAGTGTAGGGCAATAGAGAAAGCTTGTGGTGGTGCTTTTGAGCTGGCTAAAGTGACGGGATCACGTGCTTATGAACGATTTACGGGCCCtcagattaaaaatatatttgatcatCAGCCAGATGTATATAATAACACTGAAAGGATCTCGCTCGTTAGCTCGTTTATGGCGTCGCTTTTTATTGGTTCTTATGCTGCTATTGATCATTCTGACGGTGCAGGCATGAATTTAATGGACATCAAGAAAAAGGCTTGGTCTAAAGTTGCACTTGAG GCAACTGCCCCTGGTTTGGAGTCAAAACTTGGAGATTTGGCTCCTGCATATGTTGTTGCTGGAAAGATTGCTTCGTATTTTGTAGAGAg GTATCACTTTAACAAGGATTGCTTGGTTGTTCAATGGTCAGGAGACAACCCTAACAGTGTGGCAG GTCTGACTCTAAATATTCCAGGAGATCTTGCCATCAGCCTTGGCACTAGTGACACG GTATTTATGATCACTAAAGATTCTAATCCAGGATTAGAGGGACATGTTTTCCCTAGTCCGGTTGACGCTGAAGGTTACATGGTCATGTTAGTTTACAAAAATGGGTCCCTTACCCGAGAAG ATGTGCGTAACAGTTATGCAGAAAAATCTTGGGATACTTTCAATAAATTTCTGCAGCAAACACAGCCTTTGAATG GTGGAAAGTTAGGTTTCTACTACAAGGAGCATGAAATTCTGCCTCCTCTTCCAG TTGGTTACCACCGCTATGTTATAGAAAATTTCTCAGGCGGATTGGATGGAATGAAGGAGCAGGAGGTGAAGGAGTTTGATCCTCCATCCGAG GTACGGGCTTTAATTGAGGGTCAATTTCTCTCAATGCGAGCTCATGCTGAAAGATTTGGTATGCCTTCTCCTCCAAAGCGAATTATAGCCACTGGTGGAGCATCAGCCAATCATTCCATCCTCAGCTCAATAGCCTCAATTTTTGGCTGTGATGTTTATACAGTTCAAAGACCTG ATTCAGCTTCTCTAGGAGCAGCAGTGAGAGCTGCTCATGGCTGGCTCTGCAACAAGAAGGGTGGCCACTTACCAATATCAGATATGTACATGGATAAATTGGAGAAAACGTCTCTAAGCTGCAAACTTTCAGCTAGTGCTGGAGATCAGGAGGTGGTTTCCAAGTACGCCACTATCATGAAAAAGAGAACTGAGATAGAGAACCATCTGGTTCAAAAGCTTGGACGTTGTTGA
- the LOC11432745 gene encoding tubulin alpha-1 chain, with product MRECISIHIGQAGIQVGNACWELYCLEHGIQPDGQMPGDKTVGGGDDAFNTFFSETGAGKHVPRAVFVDLEPTVIDEVRTGAYRQLFHPEQLISGKEDAANNFARGHYTIGKEIVDLCLDRIRKLADNCTGLQGFLVFNAVGGGTGSGLGSLLLERLSVDYGKKSKLGFTVYPSPQVSTSVVEPYNSVLSTHSLLEHTDVAVLLDNEAIYDICRRSLDIERPTYTNLNRLVSQVISSLTASLRFDGALNVDVTEFQTNLVPYPRIHFMLSSYAPVISAEKAYHEQLSVAEITNSAFEPSSMMAKCDPRHGKYMACCLMYRGDVVPKDVNAAVATIKTKRTIQFVDWCPTGFKCGINYQPPTVVPGGDLAKVQRAVCMISNSTSVAEVFSRIDHKFDLMYAKRAFVHWYVGEGMEEGEFSEAREDLAALEKDYEEVGAESGDGDDVDGDEDY from the exons ATGAGAGAGTGCATTTCAATCCACATTGGTCAAGCCGGTATCCAGGTCGGAAATGCCTGCTGGGAACTTTACTGCCTTGAACACGGCATTCAG CCTGATGGCCAGATGCCCGGAGACAAGACCGTTGGAGGAGGAGATGATGCCTTCAACACGTTCTTCAGCGAAACCGGTGCCGGAAAGCATGTTCCACGCGCCGTCTTCGTAGATCTGGAACCAACCGTCATCGACGAAGTCAGAACCGGTGCTTACCGTCAACTCTTCCACCCTGAACAACTCATCAGCGGCAAAGAAGACGCCGCCAACAACTTCGCCCGTGGTCATTATACCA TTGGGAAGGAGATTGTTGATCTATGCCTCGACAGGATCCGAAAGCTAGCAGATAACTGTACTGGTCTGCAAGGTTTCTTGGTGTTCAATGCTGTGGGTGGTGGAACCGGATCTGGTTTGGGTTCTCTTCTGTTGGAGCGTTTATCTGTTGATTACGGTAAAAAATCCAAGTTGGGTTTTACCGTTTATCCATCTCCCCAGGTTTCTACCTCTGTGGTTGAACCCTACAACAGTGTCCTTTCAACCCATTCCCTCCTTGAACACACCGATGTTGCTGTTCTCCTTGACAACGAAGCTATCTATGACATCTGCAGGCGTTCTCTTGATATTGAGCGTCCTACTTACACCAACCTCAATCGCCTCGTCTCTCAG GTGATTTCATCCCTCACTGCCTCTTTGAGGTTTGATGGAGCACTAAATGTTGATGTAACAGAGTTTCAAACCAACTTGGTTCCTTACCCTAGGATCCATTTCATGCTTTCCTCATATGCACCTGTTATCTCTGCTGAGAAGGCTTACCATGAGCAGCTTTCTGTTGCTGAGATCACCAACAGTGCTTTTGAACCTTCTTCCATGATGGCTAAGTGTGACCCTCGCCATGGAAAATACATGGCTTGTTGTTTGATGTACCGTGGTGATGTTGTACCTAAGGATGTGAATGCTGCTGTTGCAACCATCAAGACCAAGAGGACCATTCAGTTTGTTGATTGGTGTCCAACTGGGTTCAAGTGTGGTATCAATTACCAGCCTCCTACTGTTGTTCCTGGTGGTGATCTTGCCAAGGTGCAGAGGGCCGTGTGCATGATCTCTAACTCTACCAGTGTTGCTGAGGTGTTTTCCAGGATTGATCATAAGTTTGATCTTATGTATGCTAAGCGTGCTTTTGTGCATTGGTATGTTGGTGAGGGTATGGAAGAAGGTGAGTTCTCAGAGGCTCGTGAAGATCTCGCTGCTCTTGAGAAGGATTATGAGGAGGTTGGTGCTGAGTCTGGTGATGGAGATGATGTTGATGGAGATGAAGATTATTAG